The sequence GATAATTTCAAAAAATGAAACAATACATAAGACCTACAGCAGCACAGCCCAGCGCTCAACCAAGTGGTCTAACAAGGAGCCATCCGAACCAGTCCAGCCCATGTGCTGTGAGCCTTCATCGTCGACAACCGCGAGCATGCTCGCACCCGAAAGCACCCACCGATAGCCAGCCTTGCAGGCTGGGCACCGGGTAAAGTCCCCCGCCTGCGCCGTCCGGTCCCGTACCAGAACCGGGCCACAGGCATCACAGTGTGCCAAGGGGATACCATCGTCACAGAATCCTACCACGCCGGAAAACCGCCCCGCCCGCCCCAGTTCGAGAAACAGCTCCCCAAGGTGCGCATCAAATTGCTGGCCCAGCCCGGCCTCGATGACATCCAGCGCATGCTCGACTGGCATCCCTGCCCGATACGGGCGGTGGCTGGTCATGGCATCAAAGGCATCACAGACGGCAACCAGCCGGGCATCCAGCGGAATGTTGTCCCCCGTCAGGCCCAACGGATAGCCTTTACCATCAGGCCGTTC is a genomic window of Leeia aquatica containing:
- a CDS encoding HD-GYP domain-containing protein, with the protein product MERAALALQGEASVYTGLLRSLLLLAWMVEARDPYTGGHLWRVAHLAELLAEAAGFPSKEVQRIALAAFLHDLGKVGVPDSTLCKQGKLSGEEYQTVQQHAEIGLRLLQPHPLASMVVSVVHHHHERPDGKGYPLGLTGDNIPLDARLVAVCDAFDAMTSHRPYRAGMPVEHALDVIEAGLGQQFDAHLGELFLELGRAGRFSGVVGFCDDGIPLAHCDACGPVLVRDRTAQAGDFTRCPACKAGYRWVLSGASMLAVVDDEGSQHMGWTGSDGSLLDHLVERWAVLL